GGCGCGCGCCTGCCTGCCGTACACCACCTCGAAGATGGGGGAAGCCATGAGCGTGGTGACGATGGCCATCAGCACCAGCATCGAGAACAGTGCCGGACCGATGACGCCCGCCTGCAATCCGATGTTGACGATGATGAGCTCCATCAGGCCGCGCGCATTCATCAACGCGCCGATGCCGAGCGCGGTGCGGTTGTCCTGGCCGGAAAGCCGCGCCGCCGCCCAGCAGGCGCCGAACTTCGCGAAGATGGAGCCGGCGAGGATCGCGAGCGCGATGCCGAGTAGTTTGGGGTCCGCGACCAGCGTGAGCTGGGTGTTCAGCCCCGAATACGTGAAGAACATCGGCAGCAGGATCACGACGGTGAACGGTTCGAGGCTCTTGCGGGTCTGATCGGCCAGCGCGCCGCGCGGCATCACGCAGCCCAGCAGGAAGCCGCCAAACACCGCGTGCAGGCCGATGATGTCCGCCGCGAACGCGGACAACATGAACAGCCCGACCACGATGGCCAGCAAGGTGTCGTTCAGAGGTTTGTTGAGAGCCAGGTCGCGTTGTGCCCGGCGCGCCAGCGGCGCGAGTAGTCGCGGCATCACGAGCATCATGAAGGCGGCGAAGATCACGCCGCCGATGATGGCGGTGTAGGCAACGCCCGCTCCCG
This sequence is a window from Pseudomonadota bacterium. Protein-coding genes within it:
- a CDS encoding cation:proton antiporter is translated as MGVAKLSITFFLQMAVILATCRVIGWLGQKYLKQPQVVCEMIAGVLLGPSLFGLVAPEIQKHVFTPENKGVLYVGAQFGVGLYMFLVGLGFRRDHFKANAHKAASVSIAGMAVPFLVALAITPWLLTVPGLFSEKATRFSATLFMGAAIALTAFPMLARIIHERGLSNTALGTLSLSAGAIDDAAAWCVLAVVLATFGAGAGVAYTAIIGGVIFAAFMMLVMPRLLAPLARRAQRDLALNKPLNDTLLAIVVGLFMLSAFAADIIGLHAVFGGFLLGCVMPRGALADQTRKSLEPFTVVILLPMFFTYSGLNTQLTLVADPKLLGIALAILAGSIFAKFGACWAAARLSGQDNRTALGIGALMNARGLMELIIVNIGLQAGVIGPALFSMLVLMAIVTTLMASPIFEVVYGRQARASGELAALGGAAS